A genomic segment from Glycine soja cultivar W05 chromosome 18, ASM419377v2, whole genome shotgun sequence encodes:
- the LOC114394852 gene encoding uncharacterized protein LOC114394852: MSQSQPERHGNAVSSISNSAISMSKVMEPGAFPLPMKSALPRDPTVHSSTHFHQLPDTKGYLSLPQNRPYNTTINSQLPFSGYTVYNQSPADMKYNLLQNRNEFLINGFPPATARDAFGFGNLGSSIYSSGSFLSNPSPGHMMPSSNFNEILPSQYNDGCNHGSFSHWDFGAEPRSLIIPERTQSQYVTPGYSDLYHSQTRVLEELQQPGDFQDLSSKQMHQFWQHNN, from the exons ATGTCACAATCACAACCTGAAAGACACGGTAATGCAGTTTCATCCATAAGCAATTCTGCCATCTCTATGTCCAAG GTCATGGAGCCAGGTGCCTTTCCTCTACCTATGAAATCTGCACTTCCCCGGGATCCTACAGTGCATTCCTCAACACACTTTCATCAATTGCCTGACACAAAAGGGTATCTTTCCCTGCCCCAGAATAGGCCATACAATACAACCATCAATTCTCAGTTACCATTTTCAGGCTATACTGTATACAATCAATCTCCGGCAGACATGAAGTACAATCTTCTGCAAAATAGAAATGAATTCCTTATAAATGGATTCCCTCCTGCCACAGCTAGAGATGCATTTGGCTTTGGAAATCTTGGCTCTTCCATTTATAGTTCTGGAAGCTTTCTGTCTAATCCATCTCCTGGTCATATGATGCCTTCAAGTAACTTCAATGAGATTTTACCTTCTCAGTATAATGATGGATGTAAC CATGGTAGCTTTTCTCATTGGGATTTTGGAGCCGAGCCAAGATCTTTGATTATCCCAGAGAGAACCCAGTCACAGTATGTTACTCCTGGATATTCTGACCTTTATCATTCTCAGACTCGGGTTTTGGAAGAACTTCAGCAACCAGGTGATTTTCAAGATTTGTCATCCAAGCAGATGCATCAATTTTGGCAGCACAACAACTAG
- the LOC114395372 gene encoding transcription termination factor MTERF15, mitochondrial-like isoform X1, translating into MLPHFLITRLTSSFTHYKSTQIPLGSLLQHRHYVFLFSFNSFTSGRDNHKGVTFTVSYLINSCGLSPELAYKLSNGVSLKTPNGPNAVLDTLKDYGFSKTEVAKLVEKHPRVLVANAEKTLLPKLQFFHSIGVSNTDMSKMIIKNPLILRRSLAKFLVPLCRMIRRVVHDDLEVVKVLRKSPFAFTYADMVNGLVPNIEVLRQSGVPQGSISLLMVHFPSVAYGKHSRFVEAVKRVKKFGFDPLKTAFVMAIQVLYNMRKLALELRFEIYERWGWNREMALQAFVKYPNFIKLSDEMVTKKMNFLVKDMGLSPEYIAAYPTVLGYNLEKRIVPRLSVIKILKSKGLVKNNLQSSSFLCITEEIFLKKFVINFQEDLPLLPDVYKVKSNCTWCYH; encoded by the exons ATGTTGCCTCATTTTCTCATTACAAgattaacttcatccttcacACACTACAAGAGCACCCAAATCCCATTGGGTTCTCTGCTGCAACACAGAcactatgtttttcttttttccttcaattCATTCACATCTGGTAGAGACAACCATAAAGGTGTCACCTTTACCGTATCTTACCTCATAAACTCATGTGGGTTGTCCCCAGAACTGGCTTACAAACTCTCCAACGGGGTCAGTTTAAAAACCCCCAATGGCCCAAATGCTGTTCTTGACACTCTCAAGGACTATGGATTCTCCAAAACTGAGGTTGCAAAACTTGTGGAGAAGCATCCCAGGGTGCTTGTTGCAAATGCAGAGAAGACCCTTTTGCCTAAACTGCAGTTCTTCCACTCTATTGGGGTTTCCAACACTGACATGTCTAAGATGATAATTAAAAACCCCTTAATCTTGCGGAGGAGCCTGGCAAAATTCCTTGTCCCTCTATGCAGGATGATCAGGCGTGTGGTTCATGATGATCTGGAAGTTGTTAAAGTTTTGAGAAAATCCCCATTTGCTTTCACATATGCTGACATGGTGAATGGCTTGGTTCCAAACATTGAGGTTTTGAGGCAGTCTGGTGTGCCTCAAGGTTCGATCTCTCTGCTGATGGTCCATTTTCCCAGTGTAGCATATGGGAAGCATTCCAGATTTGTGGAAGCTGTCAAGAGAGTTAAGAAATTTGGGTTTGATCCTTTGAAAACAGCATTTGTCATGGCTATCCAAGTGCTTTATAATATGCGAAAACTGGCATTGGAATTGAGATTTGAGATTTATGAGAGGTGGGGCTGGAACCGGGAAATGGCTCTTCAAGCGTTTGTGAAGTATCCCAATTTTATCAAGTTGTCTGATGAGATGGTtacaaagaaaatgaatttcCTAGTGAAAGACATGGGTTTGTCACCAGAATATATTGCTGCATATCCTACTGTTCTAGGCTACAACTTGGAGAAGAGGATTGTCCCTAGACTCTCAGTAATtaaaatcttgaaatcaaaaggTTTGGTTAAGAATAATTTGCAAAGTAGTTCCTTTTTGTGCATTACTGAggaaatttttttgaagaaatttgtCATTAATTTCCAGGAAGATTTGCCTCTCTTACCAGATGTCTACAAAG tcaAATCAAATTGCACTTGGTGCTACCATTAG
- the LOC114395372 gene encoding transcription termination factor MTERF15, mitochondrial-like isoform X2, whose protein sequence is MLPHFLITRLTSSFTHYKSTQIPLGSLLQHRHYVFLFSFNSFTSGRDNHKGVTFTVSYLINSCGLSPELAYKLSNGVSLKTPNGPNAVLDTLKDYGFSKTEVAKLVEKHPRVLVANAEKTLLPKLQFFHSIGVSNTDMSKMIIKNPLILRRSLAKFLVPLCRMIRRVVHDDLEVVKVLRKSPFAFTYADMVNGLVPNIEVLRQSGVPQGSISLLMVHFPSVAYGKHSRFVEAVKRVKKFGFDPLKTAFVMAIQVLYNMRKLALELRFEIYERWGWNREMALQAFVKYPNFIKLSDEMVTKKMNFLVKDMGLSPEYIAAYPTVLGYNLEKRIVPRLSVIKILKSKVKSNCTWCYH, encoded by the exons ATGTTGCCTCATTTTCTCATTACAAgattaacttcatccttcacACACTACAAGAGCACCCAAATCCCATTGGGTTCTCTGCTGCAACACAGAcactatgtttttcttttttccttcaattCATTCACATCTGGTAGAGACAACCATAAAGGTGTCACCTTTACCGTATCTTACCTCATAAACTCATGTGGGTTGTCCCCAGAACTGGCTTACAAACTCTCCAACGGGGTCAGTTTAAAAACCCCCAATGGCCCAAATGCTGTTCTTGACACTCTCAAGGACTATGGATTCTCCAAAACTGAGGTTGCAAAACTTGTGGAGAAGCATCCCAGGGTGCTTGTTGCAAATGCAGAGAAGACCCTTTTGCCTAAACTGCAGTTCTTCCACTCTATTGGGGTTTCCAACACTGACATGTCTAAGATGATAATTAAAAACCCCTTAATCTTGCGGAGGAGCCTGGCAAAATTCCTTGTCCCTCTATGCAGGATGATCAGGCGTGTGGTTCATGATGATCTGGAAGTTGTTAAAGTTTTGAGAAAATCCCCATTTGCTTTCACATATGCTGACATGGTGAATGGCTTGGTTCCAAACATTGAGGTTTTGAGGCAGTCTGGTGTGCCTCAAGGTTCGATCTCTCTGCTGATGGTCCATTTTCCCAGTGTAGCATATGGGAAGCATTCCAGATTTGTGGAAGCTGTCAAGAGAGTTAAGAAATTTGGGTTTGATCCTTTGAAAACAGCATTTGTCATGGCTATCCAAGTGCTTTATAATATGCGAAAACTGGCATTGGAATTGAGATTTGAGATTTATGAGAGGTGGGGCTGGAACCGGGAAATGGCTCTTCAAGCGTTTGTGAAGTATCCCAATTTTATCAAGTTGTCTGATGAGATGGTtacaaagaaaatgaatttcCTAGTGAAAGACATGGGTTTGTCACCAGAATATATTGCTGCATATCCTACTGTTCTAGGCTACAACTTGGAGAAGAGGATTGTCCCTAGACTCTCAGTAATtaaaatcttgaaatcaaaag tcaAATCAAATTGCACTTGGTGCTACCATTAG
- the LOC114396933 gene encoding zinc finger BED domain-containing protein RICESLEEPER 2-like, which produces MHEYPLAIVDHLGFRRYSAALQPVFQVPTRNTIKKEIMKIYENERATTLKLLDSLDGRVAITSDMWTSTSQKRGYMAITAHYVDGCWNLQSQILRFIYVPAPHTSDRLWNVLTDCLMNWNIDTKLSTITLDNCTTNDTMIDKIKDKLHLGSLLRDGPLLHMRCCAHILNLIVKDGLEVVKEGVENIWDSVAYWTATPKRKEKFEETAKQLRISYTKNLALDCPTRWNPTYKMLEIAIGYEDVFFRLKQRESQYTCLPSTLQWQFAKDICGRLKLFNTITELFSSTKHSTANLYFPNICEIKLAIKQWITSPNPMVQQMAKNMMIKFDKYWGVIHNVMGVATVLDPRYKMELLEYYYEKLYEHDSFTQVRGIQQLCYDLVSDYQMKMNKDSFGSNVGDVIGSEVFNGVKYPTLQAIAKDILSIPVSTVALESTFSTGGQVLSPHCSRLQWTTLEALMCARSWLWSAENTGSTSYKVVAECATVMNEMVSDDEDEMMGATGVTNLEE; this is translated from the exons ATGCATGAGTATCCACTAGCAATTGTGGATCACCTTGGCTTTAGGAGATACTCTGCTGCACTCCAACCTGTGTTTCAG GTTCCTACTAGAAACACAATTAAGAAGGAGATAATGAAAATCTATGAGAATGAACGAGCAACAACTTTGAAGTTGTTGGATAGTCTTGATGGAAGAGTGGCCATTACATCAGACATGTGGACTTCAACAAGTCAGAAGAGGGGGTATATGGCTATTACAGCTCATTACGTTGATGGTTGTTGGAACTTACAAAGTCAGATTTTGAG GTTCATTTATGTTCCTGCTCCTCATACAAGTGATAGACTTTGGAATGTATTGACTGACTGTTTGATGAATTGGAATATTGACACAAAACTGTCCACTATCACCCTAGATAATTGTACCACAAATGATACtatgattgataaaattaaggataaattgcACTTAGGTAGTTTGCTTAGGGATGGGCCTTTACTTCACATGCGTTGTTGTGCTCACATCCTTAATTTGATAGTAAAAGATGGATTGGAAGTGGTGAAAGAAGGTGTAGAAAATATTTGGGATAGTGTGGCATATTGGACAGCAACACCCAAGAGGAAGGAAAAATTTGAGGAAACGGCTAAACAATTAAGAATCTCTTACACTAAGAATTTGGCATTAGACTGCCCAACTAGATGGAACCCAACTTACAAAATGCTTGAAATTGCCATAGGATATGAGGATGTATTTTTTCGATTAAAGCAACGAGAGTCTCAATATACTTGTTTGCCAAGTACTTTACAGTGGCAATTTGCAAAGGATATTTGTGGGAGATTGAAGTTGTTCAATACTATCACTGAATTATTTTCTTCTACTAAACATTCAACTGCTAATTTGTATTTTCCAAATATATGTGAGATTAAGTTGGCAATCAAACAATGGATTACCTCTCCTAACCCAATGGTTCAACAAATGGCAAAAAAtatgatgatcaaatttgataaatattgggGTGTGATTCATAATGTGATGGGAGTTGCCACTGTTTTAGATCCTAGGTACAAGATGGAGTTGCTTgagtattattatgaaaaattgtatGAGCATGACTCTTTTACTCAAGTGAGGGGCATTCAACAATTGTGTTATGACTTAGTTTCTGATTACCAAATGAAAATGAACAAAGACTCTTTTGGTAGTAATGTTGGTGATGTTATTGGTAGTGAAGTT TTTAATGGTGTCAAGTATCCAACACTTCAAGCAATTGCTAAGGATATATTATCTATTCCGGTATCTACCGTAGCTTTAGAATCCACATTTAGCACTGGTGGTCAAGTATTAAGCCCACATTGTAGTAGACTTCAATGGACTACTTTGGAGGCTTTAATGTGCGCTAGAAGTTGGTTGTGGAGTGCTGAAAATACGG gTTCTACGAGCTATAAAGTTGTTGCTGAATGTGCTACTGTAATGAATGAAATGGTTTCAGATGATGAAG ATGAAATGATGGGTGCTACTGGTGTCACTAATTTGGAGGAATGA